Proteins from a genomic interval of Gossypium hirsutum isolate 1008001.06 chromosome A09, Gossypium_hirsutum_v2.1, whole genome shotgun sequence:
- the LOC107889506 gene encoding muscle M-line assembly protein unc-89, producing the protein MAKPHNFPEKQTWGTWEELLLACAVHRHGSNSWDSVAMELQKRTSTFQHLFFTPLSCQQKFQDLKRRFAENGDDDETTNNISTSAVPWLDELRKLRVAELRREVQQYDLSIVSLQLKVQKLKEEREQSLTENGKETEKSDLEREKGSEKKEENETENITRRPVNSREESERENRSVNESNSTDPKEEDPGTGPDEAKDELEPVEPDGGETGKEVQSVKPEGEASCNGSCDSVAKGSAENSKRVDPRETGDSPESVAESKGEEPNRESSDVQSSASLSGKEKKNAEPGEPDNGELDQSPSIKKVSVESQPLVEFLEIFQSHKLGSLFERRLESQKTPDYSNLIRQHLDLETIGMRVEEGWYSGCKSKFFRDLLLLLTNAIIFFGKESSEYAAAIEFRQLVSKEIGAQFRNSSVLPKEQSPSRVPESQMPLKPEPQLSLSLSMKPKLSVPLIACRKRSSIAAKSSTSSSGQEKKRQLLASLMNEKPALGWKQHDKSTEESPVAKKRTRESPASGSRKASKNAKARSNTNTNKNSGTNANAAISSKGGSSNDNSESKGGEEEKNNSKTASSKKPSAANFLNRMRSSLSGNEPLTETLKGVISSDKGKGGGDAGEHKKNSTSSKGDQQKDRTPTPRTRSGGKRTSPAKRSTGRPPKRVPATQSAPPGKRGREAVENHSGGGQAKKRSRK; encoded by the exons atggctAAACCCCACAACTTTCCCGAGAAACAAACATGGGGTACCTGGGAGGAGCTTTTACTTGCCTGTGCCGTTCATCGTCACGGTAGCAACAGTTGGGACTCCGTTGCTATGGAACTACAGAAACGTACTTCTACTTTCCAACACCTCTTCTTTACTCCTCTCTCTTGTCAACAGAAGTTTCAAGACCTTAAACGCCGTTTCGCTGAAAACGGTGACGATGATGAAACTACTAATAACATCTCCACCAGCGCCGTTCCTTGGCTTGATGAGCTCCGAAAACTCCGCGTCGCTGAACTACGCCGCGAAGTCCAACAATATGATCTCTCCATCGT GTCCTTACAATTGAAGGTGCAGAAATTAAAAGAAGAGAGAGAACAGAGCTTGACAGAGAACGGAAAGGAAACTGAAAAATCGGATCTGGAGCGAGAAAAGGGAAgtgaaaaaaaggaagaaaacgaAACGGAGAATATTACCCGACGGCCCGTTAATAGCAGGGAAGAGTCCGAGCGGGAGAACCGTTCGGTAAACGAGTCGAACTCTACAGATCCGAAGGAGGAAGATCCGGGAACCGGACCTGACGAAGCGAAAGATGAACTGGAACCTGTCGAACCGGATGGAGGTGAAACGGGGAAAGAGGTGCAGAGCGTGAAGCCTGAGGGAGAAGCTTCGTGCAACGGGAGCTGTGATAGTGTGGCGAAGGGATCAGCTGAAAACTCCAAGCGAGTTGACCCGAGAGAAACCGGTGATTCACCGGAGTCAGTGGCCGAGTCTAAGGGAGAAGAACCTAATAGAGAGAGCAGCGATGTACAGAGCTCGGCTAGCTTGTCcgggaaggaaaagaaaaatgctgAACCGGGCGAACCGGATAATGGGGAATTGGACCAATCTCCCTCCATCAAGAAGGTGTCCGTTGAATCTCAGCCGTTGGTTGAGTTCCTTGAGATCTTCCAGTCTCATAAGCTCGGCTCCCTTTTCGAGCGCCGACTCGAAAGCCAG AAAACACCGGATTACTCGAACTTGATCCGGCAACATCTTGACTTAGAGACTATTGGCATGAGGGTTGAAGAAGGCTGGTATTCAGGATGTAAAAGCAAGTTCTTTAGAGACTTGCTGTTGCTTTTAACCAATGCCATCATTTTCTTTGGCAAGGAATCCTCAGAATACGCTGCAGCTATTGAGTTTCGACAACTTGTCTCAAAGGAGATCGGTGCCCAGTTTCGCAATTCAAGCGTATTGCCCAAAGAACAGTCACCAAGTAGAGTGCCTGAATCCCAGATGCCTTTGAAACCAGAACCTCAACTGTCACTCTCCTTGTCAATGAAACCTAAACTATCAGTCCCATTGATTGCTTGTCGCAAACGCAGCTCGATTGCTGCCAAATCGTCAACATCATCTTCAGGGCAAGAGAAAAAAAGGCAGCTGCTAGCTTCATTGATGAATGAGAAACCAGCTCTAGGTTGGAAGCAGCATGATAAATCCACTGAGGAAAGTCCTGTAGCAAAGAAGAGAACAAGAGAAAGTCCGGCCTCGGGTTCAAGAAAAGCAAGCAAAAATGCAAAGGCTCGGAGTAACACAAACACAAACAAGAATTCAGGTACCAATGCCAATGCTGCCATTTCAAGCAAAGGTGGATCCTCAAATGATAACTCGGAATCCAAGGGTGGTGAGGAGGAGAAGAACAACAGCAAAACTGCGAGTTCAAAGAAACCAAGTGCAGCGAATTTCTTGAATAGAATGAGGAGCTCTTTATCCGGTAATGAGCCATTGACAGAGACACTGAAGGGTGTGATTAGTTCTGATAAGGGAAAAGGAGGAGGAGATGCAGGTGAGCATAAGAAAAACAGCACTAGCAGCAAAGGTGATCAACAGAAGGATCGAACTCCGACTCCACGGACACGTTCTGGCGGAAAAAGAACGAGTCCGGCAAAGAGGAGTACAGGAAGACCGCCTAAAAGAGTGCCTGCCACCCAATCAGCTCCTCCTGGTAAGCGGGGAAGGGAAGCTGTTGAGAACCATTCAGGTGGTGGACAGGCAAAGAAGCGTTCAAGAAAATGA
- the LOC107889504 gene encoding late embryogenesis abundant protein D-113 yields MQSMKDAAASAKAGMEKAKASMQEKVDQMKTRDPNEKEMARERKEERQEDAELRKQEARHHNATAGHAGGGGIGGTGYTTAGYNIGDTGGYGGTGGHDNRGYPTAGSGYDTGRQDDLSSMGFGGDTEGAYGTTGNQDFPNAASNNAGTRRNTRGGTQDDPYYRSY; encoded by the exons ATGCAGTCAATGAAGGATGCTGCTGCCTCTGCTAAGGCCGGCATGGAGAAGGCCAAGGCCTCCATGCAGGAAAAG GTGGACCAAATGAAGACAAGAGACCCTAATGAGAAAGAGATGGCGAGGGAAAGGAAAGAAGAGAGACAAGAAGATGCAGAGCTGAGGAAACAAGAGGCCCGCCATCATAACGCCACAGCTGGCCATGCTGGTGGTGGTGGTATTGGTGGCACTGGCTACACCACAGCTGGGTACAACATAGGCGACACTGGTGGCTATGGCGGTACCGGTGGACATGACAACCGTGGGTACCCCACCGCAGGTAGTGGGTATGATACAGGCAGGCAAGATGACCTCAGCAGTATGGGGTTTGGCGGAGATACAGAGGGTGCTTACGGTACAACGGGGAACCAAGACTTCCCAAATGCGGCGTCTAACAATGCTGGGACTAGAAGGAACACCCGCGGAGGTACCCAGGATGATCCTTATTATCGATCCTATTAA